In [Mycobacterium] stephanolepidis, the genomic window GCTGATCAAGGGGCCCTCAGGCGGAGGAAAGACCACACTGCTGCGCTCATTGGCCGGGTTGTGGCCCTACACCGATGGCGACTGGACGCGCCCCGGCGGCGAACACGAGACGTTATTCCTCTCGCAGCTGCCGTACCTCCCGCTGGGAGATCTGCGCGAGGCGGTGAGTTACCCCGCACCTGCCAGTACCTTCACCGACGAGGAACTGCGCACCACGCTCGACAAGGTGGCACTTGGCCATCTGTCCGACCGGCTCGACGAGGAATCCGATTGGATCAAGGTGCTCTCTCCCGGTGAGCAGCAACGTATCGCGTTCGCCCGGGTGCTGCTCCTCAAACCCAAGGCCGTGTTCATGGATGAGTCCACGTCCTCGCTCGATGAGGGGCTGGAGTTCACGCTTTATCGCCTTCTTCGCGCCGAGGTACCCAACTGCACACTCGTCAGCGTCGGCCATCGCAGCACCATCGATCAGCACCACGACCAGAAACTGCAACTGGTGGGCGAGGGCCGCTGGGCGCTCTCTCCCATTGGGACAGGAATAAGCGGGGCCGAGTAGGCTTTTAATCGGTAGCAATGTTAACTATCGCAAAAGGATGCATATATGGTCACCGTGTCGGCTTATGCCGCCGTTTCCGGTAAGGACCCCCTGGTTCCCACCACGATCGAACGGCGCGAAGTAGGGCCCCACGATGTCTTCATCGACATCAAGTTCGCCGGTATCTGTCACTCCGATATCCACACCGTCCGCGACGAGTGGGGCCGCGCCAACTACCCCATCGTCCCCGGTCACGAGATCGCCGGTGTCATCACCGAGGTCGGCTCCGAAGTCACCAAATTCAAGCCGGGCGACCATGCCGGCGTCGGTTGTTTCGTCAACTCGTGCCGTGAGTGTTCGAGCTGCCTCGCCGGACTGGAGCAGTTCTGCGAACGCGGCATGGTGGGCACCTACGGCGCCAAGGATCGCGACGGCACCCAGACCCAGGGCGGATACAGCCAGGCCATCGTCGTCGACGAGAACTATGTGCTGCGCATCCCGGACAGCCTGCCGCTGGACGCGGCCGCGCCACTGCTGTGCGCGGGCATCACCACCTTCTCTCCCTTGCGGCACTGGAACGCAGGCCCCGGCAAGCGCGTTGCTGTCGTCGGACTTGGCGGCCTCGGCCATATGGCCGTCAAGCTCGGCAAAGCGATGGGCGCCGAGGTGACGGTGCTGAGCCAGTCACTCAAGAAGATGGAAGACGGCCTGCGTTTAGGCGCCAGCCACTACTACGCCACCGCCGACCCGGACACCTTCAAGTCACTGCGTAGCAGCTTCGACCTGATTCTCAACACCGTGTCCTCGAACCTGGACATGGGCAAGTACCTGGGTCTGCTGGGTGTCGACGGCACCCTGGTGGAATTGGGGCTGCCGGAGAACCCTATCGAGGTCCCCGGCTTCCCGCTGCTGACCAACCGGCGCAGCATTTCCGGTTCCTTGATCGGCGGCATCCCGGAAACCCAAGAGATGCTTGACTTCTGCGCCAAGCACGGCATCGGCTCAGAGATCGAAGTCATTGACGCCAGCTACATCAACGAGGCCTACGAGCGCGTCGTGGCCAGCGATGTGCGGTACCGGTTCGTCATCGACACCGCCACTTTGTAAGTTTCATCCCGAGTACAACCGGTGACTGATGTCGTCGGGGTGCCGATGCTGAGGGGATGACCCGCGTCATCCGTTTCAATGCGTTCGACATGAATTGTGTTGCGCACCAATCCCCCGGCCTATGGAGGCACCCCGACGACCAGTCCTGGCGGTACAAGGATCTTTCCTACTGGACAAATCTGGCCAAGCTCCTCGAGCGCGGCCGCTTCGACGGACTGTTCATCGCCGATGTACTCGGCACCTACGACATCTACGACGCCAGCGACGAGGCCGCCATCCGCCAGGCGGCGCAGATACCGGTCGCCGATCCCCTGCTCCTGGTCTCGGCGATGGCCCTTGTCACCGAACATCTTGGCTTCGGAGTCACCACGGGTACCGGATTCGAACACCCATATCCGTTCGCGCGCAGGCTATCCACCCTCGATCACCTCACCGGTGGCAGGGTCGGATGGAATGTGGTCACGGGGTATCTACCCGCCGCGGCGCGCAACATGGGACAGACCGACCAGCCTGCGCACGATGCCCGCTACGACCACGCCGACGAGTACCTGGAGGTGCTCTACAAGCTATGGGAGGGCTCCTGGGAGGACGACGCCGTCGTCCGCGATGCCGCACGTGGCGTCTTCACCGACCCCGACAAGGTGCACCACATCGGCCATGAGGGAACACATTTCACCGTCCCCGGGGTGCACCTGGTGGAACCGTCGCCGCAGCGGACCCCGGTGATCTACCAGGCGGGATCCTCACCGCGCGGGGTGCGCTTCGCCGCCGAGAACGCCGAGGCCGTGTTCACCGCGGCCCCCACCAAGGAGCTGCTACGCCAGACGGTCACCACCATTCGCCGCGAGCTGGAGCTCGCCGGGCGAGACCCCTACTCCGCCAAGATCTTCAACCTCACCACCGTGGTCACCGGCGAGAACTCCGAAGCGGCGCACGCCAAGCACCGCGAGCTGCTGAGCTATGGCAGCGCCGAGGGAGCGCTGGTGTTCATGTCCGGCTGGATGGGCGTGGATCTGGCCCGCTACGGACTGGACGAACCCATCGGAAACGTGGACTCCAACGCGATTCTGTCGGCAGTGGCGGCGTTCCAGTCCGCCACCGATGATGGCAGGGAGTGGAAGGTGCGCGATATCGCCGAGTGGGGTGAGATCGGCGGCATGGGACCGCGCGTCGTCGGCTCGGGCGCCGAGGTCGCCGACATCCTGCAGGAATGGGTGGAGGAAACCGATGTCGACGGCTTCAACCTGGCCTATGCGATCACCCCGGGCACCTTCGAGGACTTCATCGAGTACGTCGCTCCGGTGCTGACCGAACGTGGTGCCTACCAAAACGAGTACGCACCAGGGACATTGCGCCACAAGCTGCTGGGCAAGGGTGATCGTCTCCCCGACGAGCACCGAGGCGCCAAGTACCGGATCGGCGGACCACTGTCGACGATCATCGATCGTCCGTCGACCGTCCCCTCGTCGTCGGGTTCCACCGCACCGGCACCTACACGCGGGCGGTAGATTTCCGTGTATGAAGAGCCGCGTCGCGCTGAGTGTGTGCGCCTCGGTCGCGCTGCTGTGCGCGACGACCGTTAGCGCTGGTTCCGCTGCCGCCGAACCGCCCTCGGGCTTCCCCGATATCAGTGGGCTCCCCACCGTCGAGTCCCGGCAGTACTTCAGTGTCAAGGTCTATCGGTTCGCGACACCCGATTGCGTTTTGTGTGAAAGCGCCGGATGGAACCCGTACTTTCAGTGGACCTGCATCGGACCTAAGGGCTCCGGGTCGGCGCAACTGGATCTGGGTAGCTATGCGCGGAACAACGGCACCCCTGCGACAGCGGGCGAATCTCAGGGCAACCCCGACTTATCCCGTGTCCCAGTACTACCCGGCAATCGCCAAGTACGCATAGCCGCCCCAGTGCACAATGACGACGGCAGCCAAACCACGTTGACGTGCGCCACGCCAGCGCCCAAGACCACGGCATGTTTGGTGGACGATCTCCGCGGTACACACGGATTCGTACTGAGCCCAGAACGCAACTGGGCGTTCTAGTTACGCGTTGAGCGCGGTGGAGTCCACGCCGGCCAGCGGCCAGCCACCGGCCGCCAAGCGCGAGGCCACCCGCGAAATGTCTTGAGCGGTCGGCTCATCCTTCGTCACGTCCGTGATGAACTTCTCGATCTCGTCCTGACTCACCACACCGTCGATCTGTGCGGACGACTCGGGGGCGGTCAGCTTGGCGACGACTTCCTTGACCTGCTCTTCGGTCAGCGTGCGGCGCAGCAGCGCAAGCAGCGGAAACCGATCTGTAGGGGGTACTCCCTCGGGGTATCCCGCCGACAGCCAGGAAACGATCGAACCGATAATCGATGTGCTCGTCACGCTAATAGTGTCCCTGCAGCAGGTTCACAGCGCGAGGTGACATCAGTACAGTTCACCGGCCGTTCATTTGTTCTCGGCGAACAGTCCCCCGCCATCGAGGGACTGTTCAGCAGCAGAACGACCTAGAAGTCCCAGTCCTCGTCTTCGGTGTTCACGGCCTTGCCGATGACGTACGAAGAACCGGACCCGGAGAAGAAGTCGTGGTTCTCGTCGGCGTTGGGCGACAGCGCCGACAGGATCGCCGGGTTCACGTCGGTCTCCTCGCGCGGGAAGAGGGCCTCATAACCCAGGTTCATCAGGGCCTTGTTGGCGTTGTAGCGTAGGAACTTCTTGACGTCCTCGGTGAGCCCGACCTCGTCGTAAAGATCTTCGGTGTAATCGGTTTCGTTCTCGTACAGCTCGTAGAGCAGGTCGTAGGTGTACTCCTTGATCTCGGAGCGGGTGGCCTCATCGGCGCGCTCCAGACCCTTCTGGAACTTGTAGCCGATGTAGTACCCGTGCACCGCCTCGTCGCGAATGATGAGGCGGATCATGTCGGCGGTGTTGGTGAGCTTGGCGCGACTCGACCAGTACATCGGAAGGTAGAAGCCGGAGTAGAACAGGAAGCTCTCCAGCAAGGTCGAGGCAACCTTGCGCTTGAGCGGCTCGTCGCCCCGGTAGTACTCCATGACGATCTCGGCCTTGCGTTGCAGGTTCGGGTTCTCCTCCGACCAGCGGAACGCGTCATCGATCTCGCGCGTGGAGCACAGCGTCGAGAAGATGGAGCTGTAGCTCTTGGCGTGCACCGACTCCATGAACGCGATGTTGGTGTACACCGCTTCCTCGTGCGGAGTGATCGCATCGGGGATCAGGCTGACCGCGCCCACGGTGCCCTGAATGGTGTCCAGCAGCGTCAGGCCCGTGAAAACCCGCATAGTCAACTGTTTTTCGAAATCGGTCAGGGTGTTCCACGACGGGATGTCGTTAGATACCGGCACCTTTTCGGGAAGCCAGAAGTTGCCGGTGAGCCGGTCCCAGACCTCGGCATCCTTCTCATCGGGAACCCGGTTCCAGTTGATCGCCGAGACGCGGCTGACCAGCTTCAGTTTTTCACTCACGAGACCACTCCTGGAGAACGTCGAACAGATTCGCGGGATTCGCTGACTGTGGAAGAGACACTACCCCTGGGGGCCGACATCGCGGCGCAACACAACGTGTTGTGGTTAAGCGTGTCGAACTCATTCGGCAGAATTTCCAGTGACACAAACTTGACACGTGTAAAGTCCGTGGTCATGGACAAAATCACGGGCAAGAACATCGCCATCACCGGTGCCGCGCGCGGTATCGGATACGCCACCGCCACCGCACTACTGCGCCGGGGCGCGCGGGTGGTGATCGGCGACCGTGATGTCGAGGCGCTCGGAGCCGCGGTCGAGGGCCTCAAAGAAGAAGGAAACGTCGACGCCCACCCCGTGGATGTGACCGACCCCGCCTCGTTCAAGCGTTTTCTTGAGGCCGCCGGTGCCGGCGGACCGGTCGACGTGCTCATCAACAACGCGGGCGTCATGCCGATCGGACCGTTCCTGTCCACGAGCGACGGCGCGATCCGGTCGATGCTGGAGGTGAATCTGTACGGCGTGATCAATGGTTGTCGCCTGGCCCTTCCCGAGATGGCGGCGCGGCGCGGCGGACAGATCGTCAACATCGCCTCGGTCGCCGGTTTGATGGCGGCCCCCGGCATGGCGGTCTACAACGCGTCCAAGTTCGGCGTTGTCGGGCTGTCCCGCGCGCTGAGCGACGAGTTCGAGCCACAAGGGGTCCAGGTCAGCGCCGTACTACCGACCTTCACCAACACCGAATTGATCACGGGCACCGATTCGACCGGTGCCCAGAAACCCGTCGAACCCGAAGACATCGCCGCGGCTGTGGTGCGCATCATCGAGAAACCGCGCGTCCAGGTCACTGTCCCGAAGCCACTCGGCACCGTGACCACGATCGTCAATTCCCTGCCCACCAAGGTCCGCCGGTTCATGAGCAAAAAGACCGGAACCGATCGCGTGTTCCTCGATATCGACACCAACGCACGCAGCGCGTACGAGAACCGTGCCGGTTCGAGCCTGGGTGTGACCAAACCCGACGGCGGATAGCCGCGCTGTCGGCCCTTACTATTTGATACGTGAGCGAGAAGCACTACGACATTGCGGTAGTCGGCGGAGGTCCGGCCGGGTCGTCCGCCGCCTGGCAAGCCGCCCGTACGGGCGCCAGCGTGGTTCTCGTCGACAAGGCCGAGTTCCCAAGGGATAAGCCGTGCGGCGATGGCCTGACCGCCCGCGCGGTGAGCTACCTGCAGAAAATGGGCCTGGCCCACGAGGTCGCCCAGTTCCATCGCGTCGATGGTGTGCGCGTGGACAGCGGCAGTGTCTGGGAGCTCACCTTCCCCAAGCGTCCCGGTATGCCCGATCACGGGCATGTGGTGCGCCGCCCCGAGCTGGACACGCTGCTGCTCAAGCACGCCGAGTCCGCAGGCGTGGAAGTGCGCCAGTCCACCGAGGCGGTCGCGCCCATCGGCGATGGCAACACAGTCAAGGGCATCGAGGTCAAAACCGCCAACGGGTCTCGCGAGACCATCTCGGCCGACGCGGTGATTGTCGCCGACGGCGCCTACTCCCCCATCAAGCGCGCGATGAACCTCGATTCTGAGGTCAAGGGATACACCGCGATCGCGATCCGGGCCGAGATGGAGGCCAACCGCGAAGACTCCAACATGCTCGACATCGACCTGCGGCTGCACCACAACAATGACGCGCTGATCGGATACGGCTGGGTTTTCCCGCTCGGCGCCGGACGCATCAACATCGGCATCGGGTACGTCAACAGCTACAAGAAGTGGCAGGACGTCAATGCCGCGCAGGTGCTCGACACCTACATGAAGAAGCTGCCCAGGGAGTGGGAACTGCCCGACCTGGCCGAGCTGCGCAAGAACAAGGGTGTGCGCGCCTGGCGCCTGCCCATGGG contains:
- a CDS encoding DUF3349 domain-containing protein, which encodes MTSTSIIGSIVSWLSAGYPEGVPPTDRFPLLALLRRTLTEEQVKEVVAKLTAPESSAQIDGVVSQDEIEKFITDVTKDEPTAQDISRVASRLAAGGWPLAGVDSTALNA
- a CDS encoding geranylgeranyl reductase family protein; this encodes MSEKHYDIAVVGGGPAGSSAAWQAARTGASVVLVDKAEFPRDKPCGDGLTARAVSYLQKMGLAHEVAQFHRVDGVRVDSGSVWELTFPKRPGMPDHGHVVRRPELDTLLLKHAESAGVEVRQSTEAVAPIGDGNTVKGIEVKTANGSRETISADAVIVADGAYSPIKRAMNLDSEVKGYTAIAIRAEMEANREDSNMLDIDLRLHHNNDALIGYGWVFPLGAGRINIGIGYVNSYKKWQDVNAAQVLDTYMKKLPREWELPDLAELRKNKGVRAWRLPMGFTAWPPWRPGVLFAGDALGAGKPVSGAGISKALESGLAAGECAVAALQNAGPQDFTNYQQRMNDAWGREYQRGRIMHRALGNPWLCDKGIKLMDNAAFRDNLLKVLYKRAQGPGHKH
- the nrdF gene encoding class 1b ribonucleoside-diphosphate reductase subunit beta, coding for MKLVSRVSAINWNRVPDEKDAEVWDRLTGNFWLPEKVPVSNDIPSWNTLTDFEKQLTMRVFTGLTLLDTIQGTVGAVSLIPDAITPHEEAVYTNIAFMESVHAKSYSSIFSTLCSTREIDDAFRWSEENPNLQRKAEIVMEYYRGDEPLKRKVASTLLESFLFYSGFYLPMYWSSRAKLTNTADMIRLIIRDEAVHGYYIGYKFQKGLERADEATRSEIKEYTYDLLYELYENETDYTEDLYDEVGLTEDVKKFLRYNANKALMNLGYEALFPREETDVNPAILSALSPNADENHDFFSGSGSSYVIGKAVNTEDEDWDF
- a CDS encoding NAD(P)-dependent alcohol dehydrogenase — encoded protein: MVTVSAYAAVSGKDPLVPTTIERREVGPHDVFIDIKFAGICHSDIHTVRDEWGRANYPIVPGHEIAGVITEVGSEVTKFKPGDHAGVGCFVNSCRECSSCLAGLEQFCERGMVGTYGAKDRDGTQTQGGYSQAIVVDENYVLRIPDSLPLDAAAPLLCAGITTFSPLRHWNAGPGKRVAVVGLGGLGHMAVKLGKAMGAEVTVLSQSLKKMEDGLRLGASHYYATADPDTFKSLRSSFDLILNTVSSNLDMGKYLGLLGVDGTLVELGLPENPIEVPGFPLLTNRRSISGSLIGGIPETQEMLDFCAKHGIGSEIEVIDASYINEAYERVVASDVRYRFVIDTATL
- a CDS encoding SDR family oxidoreductase, with protein sequence MDKITGKNIAITGAARGIGYATATALLRRGARVVIGDRDVEALGAAVEGLKEEGNVDAHPVDVTDPASFKRFLEAAGAGGPVDVLINNAGVMPIGPFLSTSDGAIRSMLEVNLYGVINGCRLALPEMAARRGGQIVNIASVAGLMAAPGMAVYNASKFGVVGLSRALSDEFEPQGVQVSAVLPTFTNTELITGTDSTGAQKPVEPEDIAAAVVRIIEKPRVQVTVPKPLGTVTTIVNSLPTKVRRFMSKKTGTDRVFLDIDTNARSAYENRAGSSLGVTKPDGG
- a CDS encoding LLM class flavin-dependent oxidoreductase; this encodes MTRVIRFNAFDMNCVAHQSPGLWRHPDDQSWRYKDLSYWTNLAKLLERGRFDGLFIADVLGTYDIYDASDEAAIRQAAQIPVADPLLLVSAMALVTEHLGFGVTTGTGFEHPYPFARRLSTLDHLTGGRVGWNVVTGYLPAAARNMGQTDQPAHDARYDHADEYLEVLYKLWEGSWEDDAVVRDAARGVFTDPDKVHHIGHEGTHFTVPGVHLVEPSPQRTPVIYQAGSSPRGVRFAAENAEAVFTAAPTKELLRQTVTTIRRELELAGRDPYSAKIFNLTTVVTGENSEAAHAKHRELLSYGSAEGALVFMSGWMGVDLARYGLDEPIGNVDSNAILSAVAAFQSATDDGREWKVRDIAEWGEIGGMGPRVVGSGAEVADILQEWVEETDVDGFNLAYAITPGTFEDFIEYVAPVLTERGAYQNEYAPGTLRHKLLGKGDRLPDEHRGAKYRIGGPLSTIIDRPSTVPSSSGSTAPAPTRGR